From Rudanella lutea DSM 19387, a single genomic window includes:
- a CDS encoding SdrD B-like domain-containing protein: MKWPIEPRDEVPQRPYFVRFVGLLLSFGLSAFSAQGQVTGQVFRDYNGDGIRQPTEPLVGGVVVQAYNTTNVLCASVTTGSTADGNGQNYALSGCTGPVRVEFSIPGPVAQVCGLNNQLDFPGGGGANYGSAVQFTSAPGVAHFAIASPHEYASPKLANPKLFTSCYVSGNNTGSGNVGDADAFVGVDYNPVSNNAPAPAHYANTRQIGATWGIAYSKQAKRVFTSAVLKRHTGLGPLGSGGIYLIDPSVQLPATNGVINFLDFDAIGIATRGSGTYAGATVAGPVVPFSPVVGSNTERGLGTNLDSGEKDAQALAQVGRVSFGDLDISDDGRYLYVMNLYDSRLYEIDLTDPANPVAPTAANRATKIRSWAIPKPCNAATGAPRSWGIDYYRGKAYIGVVCDASISQNSSDLSFTIYELDRTAGVFSAKLSHSLDFGRGVSDGFRANGSARTGWFGWTNDWSKLVQGTDVVNWPQPILSDLEFDTDGSIVLGFIDRAGLQGGWWNFSPIANDSQLYMTITGGDILRAYKRNDCNWELESGGKEGPSSAKAATGGAFNGEGPGGGEFYHEEKLGTSHRETALGGLGMLWGSGDVVSTVYDPFGFDSFGLAWFDNTTGQRDKAFEVFWTGNSGTTPNTGTFSKGISLGDVEVQTELAPIEIGNRIWDDTDKDGIQDAGEAGFAGVSVTLSTGSGTPIATATTDANGSYYFSSGSGTSTLSAVYDLTALTAQTGYQLKYPTYTAGKALVPANAGADHIDSDAPVSGVLSFSTTDYGQANHSFDVGYSAVPCALTLTATAGQCNPQTNEYAVSGTLSFTNAVAGVATLTDGLVSTTLTIPAGATSVAYALTGLVAGTSSHTITVTVADCGSTAAMYTAPAACLAGPSLSLAKTVSASRAQLGDVVSYTVTVTNTGPVAATGVVVNDVLGTGISPVPGSFVVSAGSFAPSFSGGNWTLTSLPAGATATLVYSASLTAAGVLVNMASVPDEEVQVCTTVPYRVCSGQSVAIPLNAAGGFTRYQWYRTAPGSSTATLVADGTLSSFTATLPGEYRVVIDNGLVNPCGQLPCCPFVIEETQVPLFTVQAQNPTCTGATPQANGQLQVAGLGSNADTRYDYQYVAASSFNGASATPVAAVPANGVLATNLVVGTYTVRITNRALGCFRDITVSLVDTCTCPPTQCLSITAERLVVDK; the protein is encoded by the coding sequence TTGAAGTGGCCGATTGAGCCACGCGACGAGGTCCCCCAACGGCCTTACTTCGTCCGTTTCGTTGGGCTTCTGCTTAGCTTCGGCCTGAGTGCCTTCTCGGCGCAGGGGCAGGTGACAGGGCAGGTGTTTCGCGATTACAACGGCGACGGCATTCGGCAACCGACCGAACCACTCGTCGGGGGCGTCGTGGTACAGGCCTACAACACCACCAATGTGCTCTGTGCATCGGTAACGACGGGCTCAACGGCCGATGGCAATGGGCAAAACTACGCCCTTTCCGGGTGCACAGGGCCGGTACGGGTCGAATTCTCGATTCCGGGGCCGGTAGCGCAGGTATGCGGCCTGAACAATCAGCTCGATTTTCCGGGTGGTGGCGGGGCAAACTATGGCTCGGCCGTACAGTTTACATCGGCACCGGGTGTGGCCCATTTCGCCATTGCCTCCCCGCACGAGTACGCATCTCCGAAGCTGGCCAACCCCAAACTGTTTACGTCCTGTTACGTGAGCGGCAACAACACCGGCTCTGGTAACGTGGGCGATGCCGACGCCTTTGTGGGCGTCGATTACAACCCCGTGAGCAACAACGCCCCCGCCCCGGCTCATTATGCCAACACCCGGCAAATCGGCGCTACCTGGGGCATTGCCTACTCCAAACAGGCAAAGCGAGTGTTTACCTCGGCCGTACTGAAACGGCATACAGGACTGGGGCCGCTGGGGTCGGGTGGTATTTATCTGATCGACCCCTCGGTGCAGTTACCCGCTACCAATGGCGTAATCAACTTCCTTGATTTCGACGCAATCGGCATTGCCACGCGGGGGTCGGGCACCTACGCAGGCGCAACGGTAGCTGGGCCGGTGGTTCCGTTCAGCCCCGTGGTGGGGTCAAACACCGAGCGGGGGCTGGGCACCAACCTCGACTCCGGCGAGAAAGACGCGCAGGCGCTGGCGCAGGTAGGCCGGGTATCCTTTGGCGATCTGGACATCTCCGACGACGGCCGGTACCTGTATGTCATGAACTTATACGATAGCCGTTTGTACGAGATCGACCTGACCGACCCGGCCAATCCGGTAGCCCCAACGGCTGCCAACCGGGCCACCAAAATCAGGTCGTGGGCCATTCCGAAACCCTGCAATGCGGCCACCGGCGCCCCTCGGTCGTGGGGTATCGATTACTACCGGGGTAAGGCCTACATTGGGGTCGTGTGCGATGCTTCGATTTCGCAGAATTCGAGCGATCTGAGCTTTACTATTTACGAACTGGACCGTACGGCAGGTGTTTTCTCGGCTAAACTGAGCCATTCTCTCGACTTTGGTCGGGGTGTTTCCGACGGCTTTCGGGCCAACGGCAGCGCCCGTACCGGCTGGTTTGGCTGGACCAACGACTGGAGCAAACTGGTGCAGGGTACCGATGTGGTCAACTGGCCACAGCCCATCCTGTCGGACCTTGAGTTTGATACCGATGGCTCCATTGTTCTCGGCTTCATCGACCGGGCGGGTTTGCAGGGCGGATGGTGGAATTTCAGCCCAATTGCAAACGACAGCCAACTTTACATGACCATTACCGGGGGTGATATTTTGCGGGCGTACAAACGCAACGACTGCAATTGGGAACTCGAATCGGGCGGTAAAGAAGGCCCCAGCAGTGCCAAGGCCGCTACGGGGGGGGCTTTTAACGGCGAAGGGCCCGGCGGGGGCGAATTTTACCACGAAGAAAAGCTGGGCACCTCGCACCGCGAAACCGCGCTGGGCGGCCTCGGTATGTTGTGGGGCAGTGGCGATGTGGTCTCAACCGTGTACGATCCCTTCGGCTTCGATTCGTTCGGGCTGGCCTGGTTCGACAATACCACTGGTCAGCGCGACAAAGCATTTGAAGTGTTCTGGACAGGGAACTCGGGCACTACGCCCAACACCGGTACGTTTTCGAAGGGAATCAGTCTGGGCGATGTGGAAGTGCAAACCGAGTTGGCCCCGATCGAGATTGGCAACCGGATTTGGGACGATACCGACAAAGACGGCATTCAGGATGCAGGCGAAGCCGGTTTTGCCGGGGTGAGTGTTACGCTCAGCACCGGCTCAGGAACACCCATTGCCACAGCTACCACCGACGCCAACGGTTCTTACTATTTCTCCTCAGGTAGCGGTACCTCTACCCTCAGTGCTGTTTATGATTTAACCGCCCTGACCGCCCAAACCGGGTACCAGCTTAAGTATCCAACGTACACCGCAGGCAAAGCCCTTGTACCTGCCAATGCCGGTGCCGACCATATTGATTCGGACGCCCCGGTGAGTGGGGTCCTTTCGTTCTCAACAACTGATTACGGACAGGCTAACCACTCGTTCGATGTCGGGTACAGCGCCGTTCCCTGCGCCCTGACCCTCACCGCAACGGCAGGCCAATGCAACCCGCAAACGAACGAGTACGCCGTGAGCGGCACCCTCAGCTTCACCAACGCCGTAGCCGGGGTGGCCACCCTCACCGACGGGCTCGTATCGACAACCCTCACCATTCCGGCCGGAGCCACTTCGGTAGCGTATGCGCTCACGGGCCTCGTTGCAGGCACCAGTTCACACACAATCACGGTTACCGTGGCCGACTGCGGGAGTACCGCAGCCATGTACACAGCCCCGGCGGCCTGTCTGGCTGGTCCCAGCCTGTCGCTGGCCAAAACCGTCAGCGCGAGCCGCGCGCAACTGGGCGATGTTGTCTCGTACACGGTGACCGTAACCAACACGGGCCCGGTAGCGGCTACGGGGGTAGTTGTGAATGATGTTTTAGGCACCGGTATTAGCCCCGTACCCGGCTCGTTCGTGGTTTCGGCCGGCAGTTTTGCCCCCAGTTTCAGCGGGGGCAACTGGACGCTCACGAGTCTGCCCGCAGGTGCAACCGCCACCCTCGTGTACAGCGCGAGCCTGACGGCCGCCGGGGTGCTGGTCAACATGGCTTCTGTACCCGACGAAGAAGTGCAGGTCTGCACCACAGTGCCTTACCGGGTATGCAGCGGTCAATCAGTGGCGATTCCACTCAATGCTGCGGGCGGTTTTACCCGTTACCAATGGTACCGAACTGCCCCCGGCTCCAGCACGGCTACGCTCGTAGCCGACGGGACACTTAGCTCATTTACGGCTACCCTACCCGGAGAATACCGCGTCGTGATCGACAATGGCCTGGTGAACCCCTGCGGCCAATTGCCCTGCTGCCCCTTTGTGATCGAAGAAACGCAGGTACCGCTCTTTACCGTTCAGGCCCAAAACCCAACCTGCACCGGGGCTACACCGCAGGCCAATGGGCAACTCCAGGTAGCTGGTCTGGGCTCTAATGCGGACACCCGTTACGATTATCAATATGTAGCCGCAAGTAGTTTCAATGGCGCTTCAGCAACACCCGTGGCGGCCGTACCCGCCAACGGGGTATTAGCTACGAATTTGGTGGTTGGTACTTACACAGTCCGTATTACCAATCGGGCGTTGGGCTGCTTTCGCGATATAACCGTGTCTCTTGTCGACACCTGTACCTGTCCACCAACTCAGTGCCTGTCCATCACGGCCGAACGTCTGGTCGTGGACAAATAA
- a CDS encoding SdrD B-like domain-containing protein, whose protein sequence is MKKLYVLFSQLPAHRFFFSTVLILLIVSGAQAQTITGTVYRDFDSNGIYAAIPTSGTYAYGEPGVPGVVVTAYPSTGTPISATTNSVGSYTINVGNGNPYRVEFTNLVTGDYESFRGTNSQTSVRFVTGGASSVNLGVNYPPNYCGVLNPYLATSCYTNGDPTKPSNLTNNPANDNWMVGWQYDGTNTGRNTYLSKGSIGSTWGLAYQRTTNSLFAAAFMKRHSGFGTGGPGQIYKIDVTNPLSATGTVVPFVNLTTDLGIPVGTDPRALTALPVNKFTPNYDAAAFDLVGKMSLGDIDISDDERTLWVMNLFDKALYELPIGLPATKPTTFTKHLLPTGGCVNGTLRPFATKYYRGKVYVGAVCSAENAGGTASNLTALVYAHDPAGADGNFTQVLSFPLTYTRGFASSRGTNPGTGLAVLPGTWRPWIDQWTDIPSSLLLGAYDQTVCPQPMLSDIEFDVNGEMVIAMMDRFGHQAGNLNYSTISSTTAVYEATAAGDMLRAGRRADGTYQLESNAIVTNIPANSLTPITVTSQGTNQTPDQGPGGAEFYWQDMYPQVASPNSSTADGGHQEILVGGITLLPGTGEVVSTAFDPFSDFRAAGARYYNNTTGGANYVYEVISQDGGFTSQTQQVATFGKAASLGDLEVFCEIPPIQIGNRVWNDLDNDGVQDANEPALGGVVVNLKGPGLPTAGVSVTTSATGEYYFSNGGGSNTTGFVYGLTTLTSGGSYTLTFPLSASANTLYLSTKPNTATGTNADVIDTDPNTAGIITFTLGQAGENNFSYDAAYTDCALTVGPVTPTCNTLTNQYTLTGTISFTNTPATNLTISAAGATTVVSVTAGQPSLTFTLSGTSLISNGPASRTLTIVSSASSCGTASATYTVPATCTVCPTLTVTPTTLLSGTVGVGYSQTLTTTGGVSSYTYAVVGGSLPAGLSLSPTGVISGTPTASVTTSFSVRVTDALNCSAVVPLSLTVVPAPVCGLSLTVTPGLCQSATNTYTLTSRVGAVNVPASGTLTVSSGAFSPPFVQTIPAGSSTGTLSFSGLVSNGSTFTVTASFSNTACAPVSETYTAPASCSVAPPCSLTVNSRVSVCDPATNTYSSTVSVGLTNPVAGVLTLTDGVLSQTVTITGSTTSAVGIFNGLISDGTLHQVSASLPNCGTSTATYTAPASCSVAPPCSATLAVTAGLCQSATNAYSATATLTVVNVTTPQTVTITIAGVSSQAITLQAGTNQVSFDVSNLPSDGLVKIATATFSGTACASVSNTYTAPASCSVAPPCSVTLAVTPGECNTLTNAYSATAVLTAVNIDAPRSVTINVAGQTQVFSLTATGTNTVVYVATNLPSEGALKTATATFSGTTCANTSATFTAPMTCTSCALMAIPTAGLCQTATNTYSSTVVVVTGLTGAGGVLTVTDGTRSVTLAVASGLSSFTGTAVFNGLVSDGTTHTVTATLPGCTSTSTTYTAPASCSIAPVCSATLTVTPGLCQTATNTYSATSLLIVENVTVPQTVTLTVGGVSSVPVSLSAGRNEISLTTIGLQSDGLTKVATATFSGTACASVSATFTAPMTCTSCTLMVTPTAGLCQTATNTFSSTVAVVTGSTGTGGTLTISDGSQSFTLAVAGGLNSYTGTAVFTNLPSDGSTRTVTATLPGCASTSATYTAPQSCTATPTFDLQKRVSSTKVQLGDVVSYTLILTNTSTVAATNVVVSDTATAGIVVIPGSATASLGTFTQTLNGGDWVVPSLPAGTTATLVYSVSMTAEGVAFNTAFIPGKDNDTQVCTTIPYKVCKGQPFAFELSAPAGYSRYQWYLTAPGATTATLVSDSSLNSFTATLPGEYRVVINEGVVGQCPQTGCCPVVIEETEVPLYTVLTQNPTCVGSNPQANGQLQITGFTDVRRYQFQLSSGTSFDAASATVAASIPTNGIIASNLAVGNYTVRVIDRQTGCFRDVTVALTANCACPEEICVPVTIKKTKSQGKVVTP, encoded by the coding sequence ATGAAAAAATTATACGTACTATTTTCTCAGTTACCAGCCCATCGATTCTTTTTCTCTACAGTGCTGATTCTTCTGATTGTTAGTGGGGCGCAAGCCCAAACAATTACCGGAACGGTTTATAGAGATTTTGATTCGAACGGGATTTACGCGGCTATTCCTACTTCGGGTACCTACGCGTACGGAGAGCCGGGCGTACCGGGTGTCGTTGTCACGGCATACCCCAGTACAGGCACCCCCATCTCGGCAACCACAAACTCGGTTGGCTCGTACACGATTAACGTTGGTAACGGCAACCCTTACCGGGTTGAGTTTACCAATTTAGTCACGGGCGATTACGAGAGTTTCCGAGGCACCAACAGCCAGACCTCGGTTCGGTTCGTAACCGGCGGAGCTTCGAGTGTTAACCTCGGGGTTAACTACCCGCCTAACTACTGCGGGGTGTTGAATCCCTATCTCGCTACCTCATGTTACACCAATGGTGACCCAACCAAACCCAGCAACCTGACCAACAACCCGGCTAACGACAACTGGATGGTAGGCTGGCAGTATGATGGTACTAACACGGGACGGAATACCTATCTTTCGAAAGGGAGTATTGGTTCTACCTGGGGTCTGGCCTATCAACGTACCACCAACTCGCTGTTTGCCGCTGCCTTCATGAAGCGCCACTCGGGTTTCGGTACGGGTGGCCCCGGTCAGATCTACAAAATTGATGTGACCAACCCATTGAGTGCGACAGGCACGGTTGTTCCGTTTGTGAACCTGACTACCGACCTGGGGATTCCGGTTGGTACAGATCCACGCGCCCTGACAGCCCTGCCCGTGAATAAATTTACACCCAACTACGACGCAGCCGCCTTTGATCTGGTGGGTAAAATGTCGTTGGGAGATATTGATATTTCGGACGATGAGCGCACCCTCTGGGTGATGAACCTCTTCGACAAGGCTTTGTACGAGCTACCCATTGGTCTACCGGCCACCAAGCCCACTACGTTTACGAAGCACCTCTTACCAACAGGGGGCTGTGTCAATGGAACGCTTCGGCCGTTTGCAACCAAGTATTACCGGGGTAAGGTGTATGTAGGCGCCGTTTGTTCGGCCGAAAACGCTGGCGGCACGGCAAGCAACCTCACAGCGCTGGTGTACGCTCACGACCCCGCCGGGGCCGATGGCAACTTCACGCAGGTGCTCTCGTTCCCGCTTACTTACACCCGGGGCTTTGCGTCGTCGCGGGGAACCAACCCCGGCACCGGCCTTGCCGTACTGCCTGGCACCTGGCGGCCGTGGATTGATCAGTGGACCGATATTCCGAGCTCGCTCTTGTTGGGTGCTTACGACCAGACGGTTTGCCCACAACCGATGCTTTCTGACATTGAGTTCGACGTGAACGGTGAAATGGTTATCGCCATGATGGACCGCTTTGGGCATCAGGCGGGTAACCTCAACTACTCGACCATTTCTTCAACAACGGCGGTTTATGAAGCCACCGCAGCGGGCGATATGCTCCGGGCTGGTCGTCGGGCCGATGGTACTTATCAGCTCGAAAGCAACGCCATCGTGACGAATATTCCGGCCAACAGCCTGACGCCGATCACGGTTACGTCGCAGGGGACCAACCAGACCCCCGATCAGGGCCCCGGTGGCGCTGAATTTTACTGGCAGGATATGTACCCACAGGTAGCCAGCCCGAACTCATCGACGGCCGATGGTGGTCACCAGGAGATTCTGGTGGGTGGTATCACGCTGTTGCCGGGTACGGGCGAAGTAGTCAGTACCGCCTTCGACCCATTCAGTGATTTCCGGGCGGCAGGTGCACGTTACTACAACAACACAACCGGGGGCGCTAACTACGTGTATGAGGTTATCTCGCAGGATGGTGGGTTTACCTCACAGACCCAGCAAGTCGCTACGTTTGGGAAAGCCGCCAGCCTCGGCGATTTGGAGGTATTCTGCGAAATTCCTCCGATTCAGATTGGTAACCGCGTCTGGAACGACCTCGACAACGACGGCGTACAGGATGCCAACGAACCCGCCCTGGGAGGTGTGGTCGTAAACCTGAAAGGTCCCGGCCTGCCCACAGCGGGGGTGTCGGTAACCACCAGTGCCACGGGTGAGTACTACTTCTCGAACGGGGGCGGCAGCAATACCACCGGGTTTGTCTACGGTCTGACGACGCTCACCTCGGGCGGCAGCTATACACTCACGTTCCCGCTTTCGGCCTCGGCCAATACGCTATACCTGAGCACAAAACCCAACACAGCTACCGGCACCAACGCCGACGTAATTGATACCGACCCCAACACGGCGGGTATTATCACGTTTACGCTCGGTCAGGCGGGAGAAAACAACTTCAGCTACGATGCGGCTTATACAGACTGCGCCCTGACGGTAGGTCCTGTAACACCAACCTGTAACACGCTGACTAACCAATACACCCTGACGGGTACCATCAGCTTCACGAACACCCCGGCTACCAACCTGACCATTTCGGCAGCGGGAGCCACCACGGTCGTGAGCGTCACAGCCGGTCAGCCTTCGCTTACGTTTACCCTGTCGGGCACCAGCCTCATCAGCAACGGACCTGCCAGCCGGACCCTGACCATTGTGTCGTCGGCATCGTCGTGCGGAACGGCTTCAGCTACGTACACCGTACCGGCCACCTGCACCGTTTGCCCCACGCTTACGGTTACCCCCACTACGCTCTTGTCGGGTACGGTTGGGGTTGGCTACAGTCAAACCCTGACCACTACGGGCGGTGTCAGTTCGTACACCTACGCGGTGGTGGGCGGAAGCCTGCCTGCGGGCCTGAGTCTATCACCAACCGGTGTAATCAGTGGCACCCCAACAGCCAGCGTAACTACGTCATTCAGTGTTCGGGTGACGGACGCCCTCAACTGTTCGGCCGTGGTACCGCTCAGCCTGACGGTTGTACCGGCTCCTGTATGTGGGCTTAGCCTGACCGTAACACCGGGCCTTTGCCAGTCGGCTACTAATACCTACACGCTCACGAGCCGGGTTGGGGCGGTCAACGTACCGGCAAGCGGAACCCTGACCGTCAGTTCAGGAGCCTTCTCGCCCCCATTCGTCCAGACGATTCCGGCGGGTAGCAGCACAGGTACTTTAAGTTTTAGTGGTCTGGTAAGTAACGGCAGCACCTTCACAGTGACAGCGTCATTCTCCAACACGGCCTGCGCCCCCGTTAGCGAAACCTACACGGCCCCGGCTTCATGCTCGGTTGCGCCCCCCTGCTCGCTCACGGTTAACTCCCGCGTCAGCGTGTGCGACCCCGCCACAAACACCTATTCATCGACCGTTTCGGTAGGCCTGACCAATCCGGTAGCGGGTGTGCTCACCCTCACCGATGGCGTCCTGAGCCAGACCGTTACGATCACCGGCAGCACCACGAGTGCGGTGGGTATTTTCAACGGACTGATTTCTGACGGTACCCTGCATCAGGTATCGGCCAGCCTGCCCAACTGCGGCACATCAACGGCGACCTATACGGCCCCGGCTTCGTGCTCGGTAGCGCCCCCCTGCTCAGCCACACTGGCCGTAACAGCGGGTCTGTGCCAGTCGGCGACCAATGCCTACTCCGCTACGGCGACCCTGACGGTAGTGAACGTGACCACTCCACAAACCGTAACCATCACGATTGCCGGTGTCAGCAGCCAGGCTATTACCTTGCAGGCCGGTACCAACCAGGTGAGCTTCGATGTAAGCAACCTGCCTTCGGATGGTCTGGTGAAAATTGCCACGGCTACCTTCTCAGGTACGGCTTGTGCGTCGGTAAGCAATACGTACACGGCCCCGGCTTCGTGTTCGGTAGCGCCCCCCTGCTCGGTAACGCTTGCCGTAACGCCGGGCGAGTGTAACACGCTCACCAATGCCTACTCGGCAACGGCCGTTCTGACGGCGGTGAACATCGACGCCCCCCGTTCGGTAACGATCAACGTAGCCGGTCAGACGCAGGTATTCAGCCTGACGGCTACGGGCACCAACACAGTCGTGTATGTAGCCACGAACCTGCCATCAGAAGGTGCACTCAAAACCGCCACCGCGACGTTCTCAGGTACCACCTGCGCCAACACGTCGGCCACCTTTACGGCCCCAATGACCTGTACAAGCTGCGCGCTTATGGCCATCCCAACAGCGGGCCTGTGCCAGACCGCAACCAACACATACAGTTCAACCGTGGTAGTTGTAACCGGTCTGACCGGAGCCGGTGGGGTACTCACCGTTACCGACGGCACCCGCAGCGTCACCCTGGCCGTAGCCAGTGGCCTGAGCAGCTTTACGGGCACGGCGGTATTCAACGGCCTGGTAAGCGATGGCACTACGCACACGGTAACGGCTACGCTGCCGGGTTGCACATCGACCTCGACAACGTACACCGCTCCGGCATCCTGCTCTATTGCACCAGTTTGCTCGGCAACGCTCACGGTAACGCCCGGCCTGTGCCAAACAGCGACCAACACATATTCGGCAACCTCGCTGTTGATTGTTGAAAACGTAACTGTACCGCAAACCGTTACGCTGACGGTTGGTGGAGTAAGCAGTGTCCCGGTATCACTGTCAGCGGGTCGGAATGAGATCAGCCTGACCACGATCGGTCTGCAATCAGATGGTTTGACCAAGGTAGCCACGGCGACCTTCTCAGGTACGGCCTGCGCTTCGGTAAGTGCTACGTTTACCGCGCCCATGACCTGCACCAGCTGTACGCTCATGGTGACCCCAACGGCGGGTCTGTGCCAGACGGCCACCAACACCTTCAGCTCGACGGTGGCTGTGGTAACGGGCTCAACCGGCACGGGTGGCACCCTGACCATCAGCGACGGTAGCCAGAGCTTCACACTGGCCGTAGCGGGCGGGCTGAACAGCTACACCGGCACGGCGGTATTTACCAACCTGCCCAGCGACGGCTCAACCCGCACCGTAACGGCTACGCTGCCGGGTTGCGCATCGACCTCAGCGACGTACACCGCACCCCAGTCGTGCACGGCTACACCTACTTTTGATCTCCAGAAGCGGGTAAGCAGCACGAAAGTGCAGTTGGGCGATGTAGTATCGTACACCCTGATTCTGACCAATACCAGCACGGTGGCCGCTACCAATGTGGTCGTGAGCGATACAGCAACGGCAGGAATTGTCGTGATTCCGGGCTCAGCCACGGCTTCGCTTGGTACGTTTACCCAGACCCTCAACGGTGGCGACTGGGTGGTACCGAGCCTGCCAGCCGGCACTACGGCTACGCTTGTTTATAGTGTGAGCATGACGGCCGAAGGGGTTGCGTTCAACACGGCGTTTATCCCCGGTAAAGACAACGATACGCAGGTTTGCACCACCATTCCGTACAAGGTTTGTAAGGGTCAGCCGTTCGCCTTCGAGCTGTCGGCCCCGGCCGGTTACAGCCGCTACCAGTGGTACCTGACGGCCCCCGGTGCTACCACCGCTACGCTTGTGTCTGATAGTTCGCTTAACTCATTCACGGCTACCCTGCCCGGTGAGTACCGCGTTGTGATCAACGAAGGCGTAGTAGGTCAGTGTCCGCAAACGGGTTGCTGCCCTGTGGTGATCGAAGAAACCGAAGTGCCGCTGTACACGGTACTGACCCAGAATCCGACCTGTGTAGGCTCAAACCCACAGGCGAATGGTCAGTTGCAGATTACGGGCTTCACCGATGTACGCCGGTACCAGTTCCAGCTCTCATCGGGTACGAGCTTCGATGCCGCTTCGGCTACGGTGGCCGCTTCAATTCCGACCAATGGCATTATCGCCAGCAACCTGGCGGTAGGCAACTACACGGTTCGGGTGATTGACCGGCAGACAGGATGCTTCCGCGATGTGACAGTAGCCCTCACGGCCAACTGTGCCTGCCCCGAAGAGATTTGCGTACCGGTGACCATCAAGAAAACCAAATCGCAGGGCAAAGTAGTGACGCCTTAA
- a CDS encoding amidase, which translates to MNRRHFIKSSSAVSLGATSLAMAACGADKPAKTETKTASFTDDFVLNEVTVSELQKKMQAGEYTAADITKLYLDRIEAIDQNGPGLKSVIEVNPDALTMASALDEERKAGKVRGPLHGIPILLKDNIDTGDQMSTTAGSLALNGHKAAKDAFVAAKLRAAGAVILGKTNLSEWANFRSTRSSSGWSSRGGQTRNPYVLDRSPCGSSSGSGAAVAANLCAVAVGTETDGSIIAPSSFCGLVGLKPTIGLVSRTGIIPISKTQDTAGPMTRTVTDAAILLGAMVGTDPADTVTAQSAGKTESDYTRFLDAGGLAGKRIGVEKSFLTGHEGVVGLYKEAIEVLKKQGATVVEVDLLKLTREIGGAEYTVLQYEFKDGLNRYLATAGAGVKSLADVIAFNKKNEAEAMPFFKQEILESSEAKGDLSRKEYTDALAKTLGTRQIIDKLMADAKLDAICGTSIGYAGCIDLVNGDYDTGFYFCPPAAMAGYPHITVPMGTVHGLPVGFSLISGAYQEGTLLRLAYAYEQASKKRTRPGFKPSLI; encoded by the coding sequence ATGAACAGACGACATTTTATCAAAAGCTCATCGGCCGTTAGTCTGGGAGCTACCTCGCTGGCGATGGCTGCCTGCGGTGCCGACAAACCGGCCAAAACCGAAACCAAAACCGCTTCGTTTACCGACGACTTTGTACTGAACGAGGTGACTGTTAGTGAACTACAGAAAAAGATGCAGGCTGGCGAGTACACTGCTGCCGACATCACGAAACTGTATCTGGACCGGATCGAGGCCATTGACCAAAATGGGCCGGGCCTGAAGTCGGTGATCGAAGTAAACCCGGATGCCCTGACGATGGCCTCCGCTCTGGACGAAGAGCGCAAGGCCGGCAAAGTGCGGGGCCCGCTGCACGGCATCCCGATTTTGCTCAAAGATAATATCGACACCGGCGATCAGATGAGCACAACGGCGGGCTCGCTGGCGCTGAACGGGCACAAAGCGGCTAAGGATGCGTTTGTGGCCGCCAAACTCCGCGCAGCCGGAGCCGTAATTCTGGGCAAAACCAACCTGAGCGAGTGGGCCAACTTCCGCTCAACCCGGTCGAGTAGTGGCTGGAGCAGCCGGGGTGGCCAAACCCGCAATCCGTATGTGCTCGACCGGAGCCCGTGCGGGTCGAGTTCGGGCTCGGGGGCAGCCGTGGCCGCCAACCTGTGCGCCGTGGCCGTGGGGACCGAAACCGACGGGTCGATTATTGCGCCCTCCTCGTTTTGCGGCCTGGTGGGCCTCAAACCGACCATTGGTCTGGTGAGCCGCACGGGTATTATTCCGATCTCCAAAACGCAGGATACCGCCGGGCCCATGACCCGTACCGTAACCGACGCGGCCATATTGCTGGGGGCCATGGTCGGCACCGACCCGGCCGATACTGTTACGGCCCAAAGCGCCGGAAAAACCGAATCGGACTATACCCGGTTTCTGGATGCGGGCGGGTTGGCCGGTAAGCGCATCGGGGTCGAAAAGTCGTTTCTGACGGGGCACGAAGGGGTGGTCGGGCTGTACAAAGAAGCCATTGAGGTGCTTAAAAAACAGGGCGCTACCGTGGTGGAAGTCGATTTGCTCAAACTGACCCGCGAGATCGGCGGGGCCGAGTACACGGTGCTGCAATACGAGTTCAAAGACGGCCTGAACCGATACCTGGCTACGGCCGGGGCGGGCGTGAAATCGCTGGCTGACGTGATTGCGTTCAACAAAAAAAATGAAGCTGAGGCAATGCCGTTTTTCAAGCAGGAGATTCTCGAAAGCAGCGAAGCCAAAGGCGACCTCAGCCGTAAAGAGTACACCGATGCTTTGGCCAAAACGCTCGGTACCCGGCAGATCATCGATAAACTCATGGCCGATGCGAAGCTGGATGCCATTTGCGGCACGAGCATCGGCTACGCGGGTTGCATTGATCTGGTCAACGGCGACTACGACACGGGCTTTTACTTCTGCCCACCGGCGGCTATGGCTGGCTACCCGCACATTACGGTGCCCATGGGTACGGTGCACGGCCTGCCGGTTGGGTTTTCACTTATTTCGGGTGCCTATCAGGAGGGAACTCTGTTGCGATTAGCCTACGCCTACGAACAGGCCTCCAAAAAACGCACCCGACCCGGGTTTAAGCCGTCACTGATTTAA